In Geminocystis sp. NIES-3709, a single genomic region encodes these proteins:
- the fni gene encoding type 2 isopentenyl-diphosphate Delta-isomerase: MNTDNNLTETQVRKDDHIRICLDEKVQFNQLQNGLEKYRFNHVCLPELDYQEIDISTNFLGKKLHSPVLISSMTGGTENAQLINQRLAMIAQKYHLAMGIGSGRVIIEKPDIAKTFQVRSRSGSNRCSCPDILLLANIGAVQLNYGYTWRECLKLVEILEADALILHLNPLQECIQPEGDTNFKGLLDKIADVCEKITVPVIVKEVGNGISVTMAKKLINVGVKAIDVAGGGGTSWAMVESERSDNKLKRELGKTFANWGIPTADCVADIAKTYPDIPLIASGGIRNGLEVAKLLALGSDIVGLAYPFLKAAMTSIEALEEFMELLNAEIRTVLFCTGNKDINSLQNSDSFTIVKS, encoded by the coding sequence ATGAATACAGATAATAACTTAACAGAAACTCAAGTAAGAAAAGATGATCATATCCGCATTTGTTTAGATGAAAAGGTACAGTTTAACCAACTGCAAAATGGTTTGGAAAAATATAGATTTAATCATGTTTGTTTACCTGAATTAGATTATCAAGAAATCGATATTTCTACTAATTTTCTTGGTAAAAAGTTACACTCTCCTGTATTAATTTCTTCCATGACTGGCGGTACAGAAAATGCTCAATTAATTAATCAACGTTTAGCAATGATTGCTCAAAAATATCATCTTGCTATGGGTATCGGTTCAGGTCGTGTTATTATTGAAAAACCAGATATAGCAAAAACTTTTCAAGTACGATCGCGAAGTGGGTCTAATCGATGCAGTTGTCCTGATATACTACTATTAGCGAATATTGGGGCTGTGCAACTAAATTATGGCTATACATGGCGTGAATGCCTAAAATTAGTCGAAATTTTGGAAGCTGACGCATTAATTCTTCATCTTAATCCCCTACAAGAATGTATTCAACCTGAAGGAGATACCAACTTTAAAGGCTTGTTAGATAAAATTGCTGATGTTTGCGAAAAAATAACTGTACCTGTTATCGTCAAAGAAGTAGGTAACGGTATCTCTGTTACTATGGCAAAAAAATTGATCAATGTAGGAGTTAAAGCTATTGATGTAGCAGGAGGAGGAGGGACATCATGGGCAATGGTGGAAAGTGAAAGAAGTGACAATAAATTAAAACGAGAGTTAGGCAAAACTTTTGCTAATTGGGGTATTCCCACTGCTGATTGTGTCGCCGACATCGCTAAAACATATCCTGACATTCCTTTAATCGCTTCCGGTGGAATTCGTAATGGTTTAGAAGTGGCAAAGTTATTGGCTTTAGGTTCTGATATTGTTGGTTTAGCTTATCCTTTCTTAAAAGCGGCCATGACATCGATCGAAGCATTAGAGGAATTTATGGAGTTACTGAATGCTGAAATTAGAACAGTATTATTTTGTACAGGAAATAAAGATATTAATAGTTTACAAAATTCTGATAGTTTTACGATCGTGAAAAGTTGA
- a CDS encoding ammonium transporter yields MNKRPLRSKDQGSFILNSILWVNNLFSPYWLACIPLTAVIVLVWNTAAMAQGFSQPEDVGQLKIVLDSVFLLITGTLVVFMNAGFAMLETGFCRQKNAVNVLAKNLIVFAIASVVYWAVGYGLMYGNGNGFIGLDGFFFNGSSLPYSDSEAFEITKTMVEGQEVEIKTLTKVPESISFFFQLAFSATAATIVSGAVAERIRFDAFLIFSVLLIGIAYPITGHWIWDGGWLASMGFRDFAGSTAVHSVGGWAALMGAAILGPRQGKYSPDGTVHAIPGHNMSIATLGCLILWIGWFGFNPGSELAATGNISYIALTTNLAGAAGCITATGTSWAKDGKPDLSMIINGVLAGLVGVTAGCADVSYIGAIIIGAVAGVLVVFAVEFFDKVLKIDDPVGATSVHLVCGVWGTLAVGIFSTNGHSFLTQLIGVLTVGGFTVVLSSIFWYGIKATSGLRVHPEEEVKGLDISEHGMEAYSGFVKEADILAGGFSSTVGEVSSGIEM; encoded by the coding sequence ATGAATAAAAGACCTCTTCGATCGAAAGATCAAGGTAGTTTTATACTTAATTCTATACTTTGGGTTAACAATTTATTTTCCCCATACTGGTTAGCTTGTATTCCCTTAACGGCAGTAATTGTTTTGGTATGGAATACCGCCGCAATGGCTCAAGGATTTTCACAACCAGAAGACGTTGGTCAACTTAAAATAGTCTTAGATTCGGTTTTCTTGTTGATAACAGGAACATTAGTTGTTTTCATGAATGCCGGTTTTGCGATGTTAGAAACTGGTTTTTGTCGTCAGAAAAATGCTGTTAACGTCTTAGCGAAAAACTTAATTGTATTTGCGATCGCTTCTGTTGTTTACTGGGCCGTCGGCTATGGCTTAATGTATGGAAATGGAAATGGTTTTATTGGTTTAGATGGTTTCTTTTTCAACGGTAGCAGTCTCCCTTATAGTGACTCAGAAGCCTTTGAAATAACGAAAACCATGGTTGAAGGTCAAGAAGTTGAAATTAAAACATTAACAAAAGTACCTGAATCGATTTCTTTCTTTTTCCAATTAGCATTCTCTGCTACCGCCGCTACGATCGTGTCAGGTGCAGTAGCTGAAAGAATCCGTTTTGATGCCTTTTTAATCTTCAGTGTTTTATTAATCGGGATTGCTTACCCAATTACAGGACATTGGATTTGGGATGGTGGTTGGTTAGCTTCCATGGGATTCCGTGATTTTGCAGGTTCTACTGCTGTTCACTCCGTTGGTGGTTGGGCAGCTTTAATGGGTGCCGCAATTTTAGGTCCTCGTCAAGGTAAATATAGCCCCGATGGTACAGTACACGCTATACCCGGTCATAATATGAGTATTGCGACTCTAGGATGTTTAATTCTTTGGATCGGCTGGTTTGGTTTCAACCCCGGTTCTGAGTTAGCCGCAACTGGTAATATTTCTTATATTGCACTCACAACTAATTTAGCTGGTGCCGCTGGTTGCATCACTGCGACTGGAACTTCTTGGGCAAAAGACGGGAAACCTGACTTATCCATGATTATTAACGGTGTTTTAGCCGGTTTAGTCGGGGTAACTGCCGGATGTGCTGATGTCAGTTATATTGGTGCTATTATTATCGGAGCTGTGGCAGGTGTTCTCGTAGTATTTGCCGTAGAATTTTTCGATAAAGTTTTAAAAATCGACGATCCTGTGGGTGCAACTTCTGTTCACTTAGTTTGTGGTGTTTGGGGTACTTTAGCAGTGGGTATTTTCAGCACTAATGGTCATAGTTTCCTTACTCAATTAATTGGTGTTTTAACAGTTGGTGGTTTTACTGTAGTTCTCAGCAGTATATTTTGGTATGGAATTAAGGCAACTAGTGGTCTTAGAGTCCATCCAGAAGAAGAAGTGAAGGGCTTAGACATCTCCGAACACGGCATGGAAGCCTACAGTGGATTTGTCAAAGAAGCTGATATTCTTGCTGGCGGTTTTTCTTCTACTGTGGGTGAAGTTAGCTCTGGTATCGAAATGTAG
- a CDS encoding pentapeptide repeat-containing protein, whose translation MMLKLSDFLYQYNSGERSFCKQNLSRINLQGISLANIDLSGADLSCANLIGVDLTEANLKKCFLKGANLKGCNLTGAILDHANLSNANLNYGVLTKAHFKNTNLEHAHMTNADLSGAYLAGANLTRVSLNNSDLSYANLRKSNLTHGFLTGSVLTETNFQEAILHNASLIGVKLKKTSFKDAEYNDRTLFDIDFRPREHRMKQTLNITIVQIVNSLNYLNKVGSHYLGKTISIRYLETSRPDCDWIKNFEITSRGLINFRGSLIESLNYFELKWYQQWIENYIKNCSTMIKGFVTLIEQEKVFGYQIYTMNSIAS comes from the coding sequence ATGATGCTAAAATTAAGTGATTTTCTATACCAATATAACTCTGGGGAAAGGAGTTTCTGTAAACAAAATTTATCCCGTATCAATCTTCAGGGAATTTCTCTGGCTAATATTGACTTATCCGGAGCAGATTTAAGTTGTGCTAATTTAATCGGAGTAGATTTAACAGAAGCAAATTTGAAAAAATGCTTTCTTAAGGGAGCTAATTTAAAAGGATGCAATTTAACAGGAGCAATATTAGATCACGCAAATTTGAGTAATGCAAATCTCAATTATGGAGTTCTTACAAAAGCTCATTTTAAAAATACCAACCTCGAACACGCTCATATGACCAATGCTGACTTAAGTGGAGCTTATTTGGCAGGGGCAAATTTAACTCGTGTATCTCTTAATAACAGTGACTTAAGTTATGCTAATTTACGCAAAAGTAATTTAACTCATGGATTTTTAACAGGTAGTGTTTTAACAGAAACTAATTTTCAGGAGGCTATCTTACACAATGCTTCTTTGATTGGTGTGAAATTGAAAAAAACATCTTTTAAAGATGCAGAATATAACGATCGAACCTTATTTGATATTGATTTTCGCCCTAGAGAACATAGGATGAAACAAACTTTAAATATTACTATTGTGCAGATAGTAAATAGTTTGAATTATTTAAACAAAGTCGGTAGCCATTACCTAGGAAAAACAATTTCCATTAGATATTTAGAAACTTCTCGTCCTGATTGTGATTGGATAAAAAACTTTGAAATTACTTCGAGAGGATTAATTAATTTTAGAGGAAGTTTAATTGAATCCCTTAATTACTTTGAGTTGAAATGGTATCAACAATGGATAGAAAATTACATCAAAAATTGTTCTACCATGATTAAAGGATTTGTGACTTTAATTGAACAGGAAAAAGTTTTCGGCTATCAAATTTATACGATGAACAGTATTGCTTCATGA
- the dxs gene encoding 1-deoxy-D-xylulose-5-phosphate synthase, which translates to MHLSEITHPNQLHGLSIRELEDIAQQIREKHLETIAATGGHLGPGLGVVELTIGLYQTLDLDHDKVLWDVGHQAYPHKLLTGRYHNFHTLRQKDGVAGYLKRSENKFDHFGAGHASTSISAGLGMALARDSKGENYKVVSIIGDGALTGGMALEAINHAGHLPNTNLMVVLNDNEMSISPNVGAISRYLNKVRLSDPIQFITDNLEEQFKHFPFFGDGANLSPEMKNLKEAMKRLAMPKVGAVIEELGFTYFGPIDGHNLKELIDTFNKAHKVKGPVLVHVVTVKGKGYSLAEKDQVGYHAQSPFNLTTGKPIPSTKPKPPSYSKVFAHTLTTLAQNNPKIIGITAAMATGTGLDKLQQKLPNQYIDVGIAEQHAVTLAAGLACEGMRPVVAIYSTFLQRAYDQIIHDVCIQKLPVFFCLDRAGIVGADGPTHQGMYDISYLRCIPNLVMMAPKDEAELQRMMVTGINYTKGAIAMRYPRGNGLGVPLAEEGWEALEIGKGEILRNGDDLLLIGYGTMVNTAMQTAEILSEHGIEATVINARFVKPLDTELILPLAEKIGKVVTLEEGSLIGGFGSAVGEALLDNGIMAKLKRFGVPDILVDHATPNESIADLGLTSRQISEQILSSLFAQKPSLTTISN; encoded by the coding sequence ATGCACTTAAGTGAAATAACTCATCCAAATCAATTACATGGTTTATCCATTCGAGAACTAGAAGATATTGCTCAACAAATACGAGAGAAACACTTAGAAACGATCGCCGCCACAGGAGGACATTTAGGGCCAGGTTTAGGAGTAGTAGAGTTAACCATTGGCTTATATCAGACTTTAGATTTAGACCATGATAAAGTACTTTGGGATGTAGGTCATCAGGCTTACCCCCATAAATTATTAACAGGAAGATACCACAACTTTCACACATTACGCCAAAAAGATGGGGTTGCTGGATATTTAAAACGATCGGAGAACAAATTTGACCATTTTGGAGCAGGACACGCTTCTACAAGTATTTCCGCAGGGCTAGGTATGGCTTTAGCACGGGATAGCAAGGGAGAAAATTACAAAGTAGTATCTATTATCGGTGATGGTGCATTAACTGGCGGTATGGCATTAGAAGCCATTAACCATGCAGGACATTTACCAAATACGAATCTGATGGTAGTGTTAAATGATAATGAAATGTCCATTTCTCCTAACGTGGGCGCAATTTCTCGTTATTTGAACAAAGTACGTTTATCAGATCCTATTCAATTTATTACGGATAATTTAGAAGAACAATTTAAGCATTTTCCTTTCTTTGGTGATGGTGCGAATCTTTCTCCTGAAATGAAAAACCTTAAGGAAGCGATGAAACGCCTTGCCATGCCGAAAGTTGGGGCGGTAATTGAGGAATTAGGATTTACTTATTTTGGCCCTATTGACGGTCATAATCTCAAAGAATTAATTGATACTTTTAACAAAGCTCATAAGGTAAAAGGGCCTGTTTTAGTTCATGTTGTCACTGTCAAGGGTAAAGGTTACAGCCTCGCAGAAAAAGATCAAGTAGGTTATCATGCTCAAAGTCCCTTCAATTTAACTACGGGTAAGCCTATCCCCTCCACAAAACCCAAGCCTCCCAGTTATTCTAAGGTTTTTGCTCATACTTTGACCACTTTAGCCCAAAATAACCCCAAAATTATCGGTATCACGGCGGCTATGGCAACAGGTACAGGTTTAGATAAATTACAACAAAAATTACCTAATCAGTATATCGATGTGGGTATTGCAGAACAACACGCTGTGACTTTGGCGGCCGGTTTAGCTTGTGAAGGAATGCGTCCAGTAGTTGCCATTTATTCCACTTTCTTACAACGTGCCTATGATCAAATTATTCATGATGTGTGCATTCAAAAATTACCAGTATTTTTCTGTTTAGACAGGGCGGGAATTGTCGGTGCAGATGGCCCTACTCATCAAGGAATGTATGATATTTCTTATCTGCGTTGTATTCCTAATCTTGTGATGATGGCTCCTAAAGATGAAGCCGAATTACAGCGTATGATGGTGACAGGAATTAATTATACTAAGGGGGCGATCGCAATGCGTTATCCTCGTGGTAATGGTTTAGGTGTACCTCTTGCTGAAGAAGGTTGGGAAGCACTTGAAATTGGTAAAGGTGAAATATTACGCAACGGTGACGATTTATTATTAATTGGTTACGGCACAATGGTTAATACTGCGATGCAAACCGCAGAAATTCTTAGCGAACACGGTATCGAAGCTACTGTAATTAATGCGCGTTTCGTTAAACCTCTTGATACAGAATTAATTTTACCCTTAGCTGAAAAAATCGGTAAAGTTGTTACCCTTGAAGAAGGCTCATTAATTGGCGGTTTTGGTTCGGCAGTGGGAGAGGCTTTATTAGATAATGGTATCATGGCGAAATTAAAACGTTTTGGCGTACCTGATATTCTTGTTGATCATGCTACACCAAATGAGTCGATCGCAGATTTAGGTTTAACCAGTCGTCAAATTTCTGAGCAAATTTTAAGTTCTCTTTTTGCTCAAAAACCATCTTTAACAACTATTAGCAATTAG
- a CDS encoding mechanosensitive ion channel family protein — protein MLKEFWLTLSPETQFILFHLGIFGVGFVIIYLCLFFVLRPLFRGLERDIALVTLNVSGYPILSLFTLFNLKFTFRDLELVEENILQTILSVIVIILISYWLVAIFKQVVIYYLKQYTRQTEVMWDDVLLPLLEGVIPVLIFLFGGVFALKTFGVDLTGIWVTLGGATFIIGFAVKDILANFFSGIVLLIDTPFQFGDVLRLEDGSIGMLSRIGVRVTQIYLFDHHCDVYIPNSVLQNQNITNLSRPTSYYYYSTSLEIPAEQDLEYLQKIITEVVLAHPDTLANIEEKLTLIDRYYLCNDFSYHFNEQQSIGKLRLLAEQKVNEKLEEIEYSLEALVVTLQFAEKGGLTEEEITNIRQEYQQVLELIGLKIVEEDQDSTETQESEALIELVREWYRLWLKDPNLQEEDLYLIPQEWDRKINLIKKRTYRLYQKITNPQLEETRLDDYVLELSDWFKSRFKERKKWQDPQIWVTALNHDEGYLYYQFQLNFFVDDIKLEYGKRGDRISSQIYQEILRIIKPSLNIPIREN, from the coding sequence ATGCTTAAAGAATTTTGGCTTACCCTTTCTCCTGAAACTCAATTCATTCTCTTTCATTTAGGAATTTTTGGTGTTGGATTTGTAATTATTTATCTTTGTTTATTTTTTGTTTTACGTCCTCTCTTTCGTGGATTAGAACGGGATATTGCGTTAGTCACTCTCAATGTTTCTGGTTATCCGATTCTCAGTCTTTTTACCTTATTTAATTTGAAATTTACCTTTAGAGATTTAGAGTTAGTCGAAGAAAATATTTTACAAACGATTCTGTCTGTTATTGTAATTATTTTAATTAGTTACTGGTTAGTAGCAATTTTTAAACAAGTAGTTATTTATTACCTCAAACAATATACCCGACAAACAGAAGTGATGTGGGATGATGTATTGTTACCTTTACTTGAAGGGGTAATTCCTGTACTTATTTTTTTATTTGGGGGGGTTTTTGCTTTAAAAACTTTTGGGGTTGATTTAACGGGAATTTGGGTGACTTTAGGAGGTGCGACTTTTATTATTGGTTTTGCTGTAAAAGATATTTTGGCTAATTTTTTTAGTGGTATTGTTTTATTGATTGATACTCCTTTTCAATTTGGCGATGTGCTTCGTTTGGAAGATGGCTCGATCGGTATGTTATCTCGTATTGGGGTAAGAGTAACCCAAATCTATTTATTTGATCATCATTGTGATGTTTATATTCCCAATAGCGTTTTACAAAATCAAAATATTACTAACTTAAGTCGGCCTACTTCTTACTATTACTATTCTACTTCTTTGGAAATACCCGCAGAACAAGATCTGGAATATTTACAAAAAATTATCACTGAAGTTGTACTTGCTCATCCTGACACCTTAGCTAATATTGAGGAAAAACTAACACTAATCGATCGTTATTATTTGTGTAATGACTTTTCTTATCATTTTAATGAACAACAGTCGATCGGTAAATTAAGATTACTAGCTGAACAAAAAGTTAACGAAAAACTAGAAGAAATCGAATATTCTTTAGAAGCCTTAGTGGTAACGTTACAATTTGCTGAAAAAGGCGGACTAACTGAAGAAGAAATTACCAATATTAGACAAGAGTATCAACAAGTTCTCGAATTAATTGGTTTAAAAATTGTGGAGGAAGATCAAGATTCAACGGAAACTCAAGAATCAGAGGCGTTGATTGAGTTAGTGAGAGAATGGTATCGTCTTTGGTTAAAAGATCCTAATTTACAAGAAGAAGATCTGTATTTAATTCCCCAAGAATGGGATAGAAAAATCAACTTAATCAAAAAAAGAACTTATCGTCTTTACCAAAAAATTACCAATCCCCAATTAGAAGAAACCAGATTAGATGACTATGTTTTAGAGTTGAGTGATTGGTTTAAATCTCGATTCAAAGAAAGAAAAAAATGGCAAGATCCCCAAATTTGGGTAACAGCTTTAAATCATGATGAAGGCTATCTCTATTATCAATTTCAACTTAACTTCTTTGTGGATGATATTAAACTAGAATACGGTAAAAGAGGCGATCGAATCAGTAGCCAAATTTATCAAGAAATACTTAGGATCATCAAACCTTCATTGAATATCCCCATAAGAGAAAATTAA
- a CDS encoding SIMPL domain-containing protein: MLSIKPVNKFILSFSCLSLALMQPVLAQDQILKTITVTGQAIERIPTTIATVQLGVEIEGKNASEIQQEVAKRTVSLVELLRSSNVQRLQTSGIQLRPNYTYDNNQRQLTGYVASNLVSFELAIDQVGRLLDDSVKVGATRIDNVSLTATETAIAQAQKQALMKASLDAQQQAEVVLNTLNLKAQEIITINVNGANIPNPLVREAIADKLVSNMPSSPVIGGEQAVSASVTLQIRY; the protein is encoded by the coding sequence ATGCTATCGATTAAACCCGTTAACAAGTTTATCCTTTCTTTTAGTTGTCTTAGTTTAGCCCTTATGCAACCAGTATTAGCACAAGATCAAATTTTAAAAACTATAACAGTTACTGGACAAGCAATAGAAAGAATACCTACTACCATAGCTACTGTACAATTAGGAGTTGAGATTGAGGGAAAAAATGCCTCTGAAATTCAGCAAGAAGTAGCCAAGCGTACGGTATCTTTAGTCGAACTATTACGATCGAGTAACGTACAACGACTACAAACGAGCGGAATTCAATTACGTCCCAATTATACCTACGATAATAATCAAAGACAGTTAACTGGTTATGTTGCTAGTAATTTAGTTAGTTTTGAGTTAGCAATTGATCAAGTAGGTCGTTTATTAGATGATAGTGTAAAAGTTGGAGCTACTCGCATCGATAATGTTAGTTTAACGGCAACAGAAACAGCCATTGCCCAAGCCCAAAAACAAGCATTAATGAAAGCAAGTCTTGACGCACAACAACAAGCTGAAGTAGTTTTAAATACCTTAAATTTAAAGGCTCAAGAAATTATTACTATTAATGTTAATGGTGCAAATATTCCTAATCCTCTAGTTAGAGAAGCAATAGCAGATAAATTAGTGTCTAATATGCCTAGTAGTCCAGTTATTGGGGGAGAGCAAGCTGTTTCTGCCTCTGTTACTTTACAAATTCGTTATTAA
- a CDS encoding bifunctional diguanylate cyclase/phosphodiesterase codes for MSRVNHESLFHHYQTMLNSSKWKRKKHFLKYIKTNSLSPETFSSFLDSYGHKHLKQDFLLIMLHDFMEQALDKALLEDEFNVYYQPIIQLNNQQVIGAEALIRWCHPEWGLISPNKFISIAEENELIIPIGKWILNQACLQAKKFLSYPLFNLSVNISPYQFRDPYLVTSILRTLRDIGFPPEKLILEITESALLDNYSDAIKMMNQLKSFGISLALDDFGTGYACLSHLHQLPFDIIKFDKSFISNLIHNPRKKAIFSGLIDIAKKLKLKIYVEGIERLSELNFLQNYDIDRGQGFLFSKPIPIEQFESYMNKNNHSPMLFDNLIKETF; via the coding sequence ATGAGTCGAGTAAATCATGAGAGTCTTTTTCACCATTATCAAACTATGTTGAATAGTAGTAAATGGAAACGGAAAAAACACTTTTTAAAGTACATTAAAACAAATAGCTTATCTCCAGAAACTTTTTCTTCTTTTTTGGATTCCTATGGCCATAAACATCTAAAACAGGATTTTTTATTAATTATGCTTCATGATTTTATGGAACAAGCATTAGATAAAGCATTACTGGAAGATGAATTCAATGTTTATTATCAACCCATAATACAACTTAATAATCAACAAGTTATCGGTGCAGAAGCATTAATCCGATGGTGTCATCCGGAATGGGGTTTAATTTCACCAAATAAATTTATTTCTATTGCAGAAGAAAATGAATTGATTATCCCCATCGGTAAATGGATTTTAAATCAAGCCTGTTTACAAGCAAAAAAATTTTTGTCTTATCCTCTTTTTAATTTATCTGTTAATATTTCTCCCTATCAATTCAGAGATCCTTATTTAGTTACAAGTATTCTTCGTACATTAAGAGATATTGGTTTTCCTCCCGAAAAATTAATTTTAGAAATCACTGAAAGCGCCTTACTGGATAATTATAGTGATGCTATTAAGATGATGAATCAACTCAAAAGTTTTGGTATTTCTCTAGCATTAGATGATTTTGGTACTGGCTATGCCTGTTTGAGTCATTTACATCAATTACCCTTCGACATTATTAAATTCGATAAATCTTTTATTTCCAATCTCATTCATAATCCTCGTAAAAAAGCAATTTTCTCTGGACTTATAGATATTGCGAAAAAATTAAAATTGAAAATATATGTAGAAGGAATTGAACGTCTATCAGAATTAAATTTCTTACAAAATTACGACATCGATCGAGGACAGGGTTTTCTTTTTAGTAAACCTATACCCATAGAACAATTTGAATCTTACATGAACAAAAATAATCATTCTCCAATGCTTTTTGATAATTTAATCAAAGAAACATTTTAA
- the cruG gene encoding 2'-O-glycosyltransferase CruG, giving the protein MITSAIISLVLLLFQSVCFFILLSRLFRGATRLPPLQPELANPSLLAKVSVIVPTLNEVDRIDKMLEGITRQSYEVKEILIIDSNSQDGTREKVIEASKTDPRIRLVTDPPLPSHWVGRPWALHNGFLSSSDTSEWILGIDADTQPQKGLIPSLVNFANKYNYDVVSLSPQFILKDAGEWWLQPALLMTLLYRFESSGVDAKSPETVMANGQCFLIKRKVLEAIDGYSCASKSFCDDVTLARHISSMGYKVGFADGAKVIKVRMYEGLKETWTEWGRSLDLKDAASKSQLWTECGFLALIQALPLPIIITGFLCCSTLDFLSFYLLFILNSLLVLIRFALLIAIAPSYQFTKSPRELFFFLSPLADILAVIRIFLSAQQKPRQWRGRIYGEIK; this is encoded by the coding sequence ATGATAACCAGTGCGATTATTTCCTTAGTTTTATTATTATTTCAAAGTGTTTGTTTTTTCATTCTTCTTAGTCGATTATTTCGAGGTGCAACTCGACTTCCTCCTTTACAACCAGAATTAGCGAATCCTTCTCTTTTAGCCAAAGTTAGTGTTATTGTACCGACTCTCAATGAAGTCGATCGAATTGATAAAATGCTAGAAGGTATAACTCGTCAAAGTTATGAGGTAAAAGAAATTCTGATCATTGACAGTAACTCCCAAGATGGCACAAGAGAAAAAGTTATAGAAGCCTCCAAAACAGATCCTCGTATTCGTCTTGTCACCGATCCTCCTTTACCATCCCATTGGGTGGGCAGACCTTGGGCATTACATAATGGATTTTTGAGTAGTTCTGACACCAGTGAATGGATTTTAGGCATTGATGCCGATACTCAACCCCAAAAAGGTTTAATTCCTAGTTTGGTTAATTTTGCAAATAAATATAATTATGATGTAGTGTCTCTTTCTCCTCAATTTATCCTCAAAGATGCAGGAGAATGGTGGTTACAACCTGCTCTATTAATGACTTTGCTTTATCGTTTCGAGTCTTCTGGAGTTGATGCAAAAAGTCCAGAAACTGTCATGGCTAATGGACAATGTTTTCTCATCAAACGCAAAGTATTAGAAGCTATTGATGGTTATAGTTGTGCGTCTAAATCTTTTTGTGACGATGTAACTCTAGCTCGTCATATTTCTAGTATGGGTTACAAAGTCGGTTTTGCGGATGGTGCAAAAGTCATTAAAGTAAGAATGTATGAAGGTTTAAAAGAAACATGGACAGAGTGGGGACGATCACTAGATCTTAAAGATGCGGCTTCCAAAAGTCAATTATGGACAGAATGTGGATTTTTAGCTCTTATTCAGGCTTTACCGTTACCAATTATTATTACAGGCTTTTTATGTTGCTCTACCTTAGATTTTCTCAGTTTTTATTTATTATTTATCCTTAATAGCTTATTAGTGTTAATTCGTTTTGCCTTATTAATTGCGATCGCTCCTTCTTATCAATTTACAAAATCACCAAGAGAATTATTCTTTTTCTTGTCACCCTTAGCAGATATTCTCGCCGTAATTCGTATTTTTCTTTCTGCCCAACAAAAACCTCGTCAATGGCGAGGTAGAATCTATGGAGAAATAAAATAG